Below is a genomic region from Escherichia ruysiae.
CCTGGTGGCAGCGCATTAAAGGCGCTGACCTGCTTTTGTAGGTGATCTGCAGCCGCATCCCGCAACAGCGGCAGTGCGATTTCCTGATAACGAGGCCAGAGTGCCGTCAGCAACGCATTGTTCTGACTTAATCCCGCCTTTTCATACCAGGGCACACCATGCTCAGAGCGATACTGCAGACGAGCCAACGTTTTTTGCAGTTCAAACAGTGCGTACAAGCGTTGCTCCAGTGGCTGGTTTTGTCGGGAAGCCATCGCTGCCTGGGTATTTGCAGTATTAATCTGACCACGATTAGTCCTCCAGGAGACGCCCATCCAGCTTCCCCAACCCACCATCACCAGGGCAATAACAGACGCTATAACCTTCTGCCATGGAATGCCCGGCCTGACGGGACGCAGTGCGGCAGGAAGCATCCGAACAGATTCAGGCAGAGCATCCCAGCATTTGTCCATTCCCCATTGATGCGGCACGGCACGTTCACCGCTGGCAGAGGGTTGACTGAACACCAGCCCAGCCAGGGGCAGCGGACGGTATGGATTAAGCATCGCCGACAGCGGTGCGGTCACGCTCTCCGGTTTACGGATAAGCTGGTCGGCAAGCCTCAGCAAAAAGTTATGTTTCACCTCACCGCAGGTCTGTTGTAGCCCCTGTAAAGTCAGTTCCGGCGTCAGGATAGCCAATTGTTTAGCTAACCCTTCGGTACAACACCCGGCGGGCAGTTGGCAGCCAGCAGCCTGCACAACACGTCCTTCAGGCTTACCCGCTCGCGGATGCAATGACCAGATATACAGGGGAATCTTCCAGCCCAGCGCCTCCATGCGGCTGCTTATGGCATGAGAAAGAGAGTCCATTGCGCTTTCAGAAGGCACGGGCAACGGCTGTTCCAGACCAGGAACAGACAGCTGGTCGAAAGCCGAGGTGACCCACACCAGACCATCCACCGGGCGGCGGCGCAGTTTGCGTAGAGCAGTCAACCAGATATTGTCGGCTGGCGTATTGAGATCACCGCCCCACAAAAGCAGAGTGCCACGATCTTCTTGCCAGAATTGAGCGGTCAGTTTAGGGGTCAGCAGCTCAACATCTGAGGGTGTACCGGTTATCAACAGGATGCGGGTTTTACGTCCCCAGCGACGACCGTAGAGATTACGCATGGCGAGACGGATGGTGTCGACGGTGACATTGTGGGGTGCTGATTGAACAAGTCGAGACTCGCCTTTTGGCAACTTATTGCTACACATTGCCCGGATGCGAGCCCAGCTCTGGTGAACAAGCAGCCCAGCAGTTTTACCATGGAGGACAAACATCAGGATAATTATCGCGCCAGCTAAGGCCAGACATTTCATTCCTGTGTTATGCAACCCCACATCATCCCCAAAATGCCAGATGAGCCAGGCGATTCCAGCCCCCCAGAACACGGTTGCGCCCAATTTCCCCCAGTTCCCACGCCAAAATGAACTATTCATTTCATCTGGTTCCCTGTTGTCACTGTATTAATAAAACTTTGCTCTCCCTCAGAGGAAAGCATCAGGCTATCAACATGCTGCATATTTACGATATCGCTGACCACAGCAGCCATAACCCACGACGAAAATGGTCCGCAGATTCCGGCATACTTTTCCAGCCAGTGTGTCTGCTCGACTTTCCAGATATCGCCATATGCTTTTGCGCAGTCCAGTAAAGTGGCAAACAAAGCCCCCCATACAGCCTTATCACCCACGATACTTTTGGTAGCACAGGCCTGAGTCTGCGTAGAAAAAAAGATATCCAGCTCATCTTTTGCTTTCACAATGTCCAGCGACATGGGTCGCAGAAGGCAAGCACCATGATGAAGCTGGTATTTGGTCGCAACATCGTCGGAGGTCAGCAGCAACGAGGCCAGAACATCGCTGTACTTATCCTGTCCCTCAGCCTGCTGAACCAGAATCAGGTCAATATCAGCCGTCGGAGACTGCAGGCGCTCAACCAGCCAAAGAAAAGACTTTGAATGCAGGATGTGCAGTACAGAAGTGGGGCGAGGGGGAACAATATATTGCTGCCATGCACTCGCAAACGCAGCCCTCAGGGCATCCTCGTCTTCAGATGAATCTGTCAGGAGCGTCACGCTAAATGGCAAATCAATCGGAACCCGCACCAGCGCATGGTTTACGCCTGTGAGAAAGACAGAAAATAGATCGCTCCCCTCAGGCAGAGATAGACGACGCGCCTGAAAGGTGTGCTGCTCCAGCTCAGCAGGAGCTTGCATGAAAAGGCGTGACGTGAGTGCATCAGGAAATATAACGGTGCTGTGTAACACAGCAATATTTCTTCCGGCCCATGCAGTCCACTGTTGTTGGGCATATTCGGCTTCATCCCTTTCAAACTGGTGCTTTTCACACAGGCTATTGTATCGCCATCCCCGCAGACAGATGAACATAACCCAGACCACCAGAGGGCAGGCAGCCACACACCAAAGATTAAATTGCTGCAGAGGGCCAACCAGCCCATTCACGTGCAAAACAAAAAGCAGCACACCTGTGATGAGAGCCACAATACCAATAACCAGCCATAAGAGCAGTGGAGGTTCTTCCGGCATGGGTGATACCGTTGATTTCTGACGTTCCCAGCTCATTACTTATCCTGTTACACAATCCGGGGCACTGGAGAGAACCTGGCAGCCACATACACAATGGCAGCCATCGACAACAATGGCTTTGCCATCGGAAGACCATTCAGGCGATCCTTCAATAATGGCGTTAATACCATGCCCTATTATCGGACAGCTGATTTTGTCCCCAATAAGTGCAACATTTTTACCGTTAACAATCATGGTTGAAGAAACTGAGATCACTGCACCACCATGCGTGGTTTTATCGCCAAGTAACACAACACCTTTAGACATGATCAGCTCGCCTTAATCTGAGTATCTTGAGTGCATTTTTATTTCCGATAAAGAATAACAGCATAGAAATTGCACCAATCAGAGTGCCCACGTGCCATGCAGGCAGTAAACATACATCGAAAGCAATTTGCACCTTGATGTTATTTTTAATTACACCATATAACCCA
It encodes:
- a CDS encoding PAAR domain-containing protein; amino-acid sequence: MSKGVVLLGDKTTHGGAVISVSSTMIVNGKNVALIGDKISCPIIGHGINAIIEGSPEWSSDGKAIVVDGCHCVCGCQVLSSAPDCVTG